GATTGTATGCCATAACCGTAGCACCCACGACTGCAGGGAATTGCAACATTTTGTCTTTTGCTTGTGCTTTGGGTGTCAATGGGGCATCAGTACCACCAAAGTCAACCAATCGTGACGTGGCATCTTTGATTCCTTTTCCACTACCGCCGCCATTGTATTGTACTTTTTTACCGGTTGCTTTAAAGTACGCCTTCGCCCACGCTTGATTGATAGGAAGGACAAAACTAGAGCCATCTCCCTTTACCATATCTCCTGCCATTAAAGAGGCTGCACATAAGGCACCACCAAGAATTGCCGCAGTAAACTTTTTCATTACATATTCTCCTTGAAATTTTAAATTCGTTGAGAATTATAATGAAGTTCGATAACAAAACGGTTACAACCTCTAGCGATAATATGAGAGAGAGCTTTTTCCGAATTTTTTGGTTTTTTGTAGTGTGAAAGAGGCGATATGTTCTGGCATTTTCAAGGCACTCATATGCTCGATAGTAATCAAGGCTGCTTTAGCGGGAGGAATCTTCTGGATGAGTTGATAGACTTTTTCATAGACATCTTCCATACCATCACGAATCGAAAAGGGAGGATCAAAATAGAAAAAACTTTTTGAATCAATCTCGCCTAAGAGGGTTTCAAAATACTCAAAGCTGTCTGCCTTTTTACAAATAGCATGGTTTTTATCAATCTGTGAGCAATTAAAACGCAAAATCTCAAACGCTGTGGCATTTTTCTCTATGAAATAGGCTTTTTTCGCTCCCATACTCAACGCTTCTAGGCCCATAGAGCCACTTCCTCCAAAAACCTCAACAAAGATTTGATCGCGTATCTCAAATTGGATGGTATCAAAAAAGGAGCCTTTGAGAATTGATTTGGTACTGCGAGTAGTACCAATGGCAGGGATTTTTATCTTTTTCCCTTTATAAAGACCTGCCCGAATAGTAGTATAAATCTCTTTATTTTTCATAATGTTGCGCTATAATTGAAATCAAATCATTACGAAATTTTGTCGTAATCTCGTCAATTTTGTCCTTTAAATCATCTTCAGGAACTCTAGGCTCTTCTTTTGAAGCAGCAAGATTTAATATATTTGTATTATAAAATTTTTCGAGTGCTATAATCAAAGAAGATTCCGAAAAAGGCATCCCAAGATGGGCATCATGATGGGCGATAATAAATTGTGGTTTATCCAACTCAAGCTGCTTATCTGTGATGACAAAATCACATTTTTTGTATGTCGTGATTTTGTTTTTCAAAAACAATTCCAAAGATTTTGAGAGCAGTAAAGACTGACACATGAGCGCAATTTTCATAGAATAACCTACATTTATATAATT
This genomic window from Sulfurospirillum sp. 1612 contains:
- the rsmD gene encoding 16S rRNA (guanine(966)-N(2))-methyltransferase RsmD, producing the protein MKNKEIYTTIRAGLYKGKKIKIPAIGTTRSTKSILKGSFFDTIQFEIRDQIFVEVFGGSGSMGLEALSMGAKKAYFIEKNATAFEILRFNCSQIDKNHAICKKADSFEYFETLLGEIDSKSFFYFDPPFSIRDGMEDVYEKVYQLIQKIPPAKAALITIEHMSALKMPEHIASFTLQKTKKFGKSSLSYYR